A window of the Bdellovibrio sp. ZAP7 genome harbors these coding sequences:
- a CDS encoding GNAT family N-acetyltransferase produces MRIESLYSPHKPAMRELVEAIHQQGGMLPQFYWPPEMLGAEMATAEAVGIFEGEDLAGFVLYREVPDAWEISLVATHPRFQRRGLMEILIRHLIAAKGQGRELWLEVHESNESAQKLYEKLGFKLTGRRPRYYKDGATALLYSCP; encoded by the coding sequence ATGAGAATCGAATCACTCTATTCACCCCATAAACCGGCGATGCGTGAACTTGTCGAGGCGATCCACCAGCAAGGTGGAATGCTGCCGCAATTTTACTGGCCACCAGAAATGCTGGGGGCTGAGATGGCGACGGCTGAAGCCGTGGGTATTTTTGAAGGGGAGGATCTGGCGGGTTTTGTACTTTACCGGGAAGTTCCCGATGCCTGGGAGATTTCCTTGGTGGCGACACATCCACGATTCCAACGCCGCGGTCTGATGGAGATCTTGATTAGGCATTTGATTGCCGCAAAGGGTCAAGGTCGCGAGTTGTGGTTAGAAGTGCATGAAAGCAATGAATCGGCCCAAAAACTCTATGAAAAGCTCGGTTTTAAGCTCACGGGCCGTAGGCCGCGCTATTATAAGGATGGGGCCACGGCGCTATTGTACTCCTGTCCCTAG
- the rimP gene encoding ribosome maturation factor RimP produces MSERPSWLDKVEKIATDAAESQGCLLYDIEFVGMGKGRTLRLFIDKDDEGGISLEDCSNVSKALNEVLEKDEDIIPGAAYALEVSSPGLERHLVKPWHFQKAVGKKVYLKTSKSLESMGVTDKKWKAAKTVEEVIESADDQGVRFVVKDVEIKIPYGMIEKAKVLFEINKGQKK; encoded by the coding sequence ATGTCTGAGAGACCCTCTTGGTTAGATAAAGTAGAAAAAATCGCAACTGACGCCGCTGAATCTCAGGGATGTCTGCTTTACGATATCGAATTCGTAGGCATGGGCAAGGGTCGTACTTTGCGCTTGTTCATTGATAAAGATGACGAGGGCGGTATCAGTCTTGAAGATTGTTCGAATGTTTCTAAAGCTTTAAATGAAGTTTTGGAAAAAGACGAAGATATCATTCCAGGGGCTGCATATGCTCTGGAAGTTTCAAGTCCGGGTTTGGAGCGCCACTTGGTAAAACCATGGCACTTCCAAAAAGCGGTAGGCAAGAAAGTGTATCTGAAAACATCCAAATCTCTGGAGAGTATGGGTGTGACAGATAAAAAATGGAAAGCTGCTAAAACCGTCGAAGAGGTTATTGAATCTGCCGACGATCAAGGTGTGCGATTCGTGGTCAAAGACGTCGAGATTAAAATCCCGTACGGTATGATCGAAAAAGCTAAAGTTTTGTTTGAAATTAATAAAGGTCAAAAAAAGTAG
- the nusA gene encoding transcription termination factor NusA: MAENMFSDLSKVIEQVGKDKGIDKQVVIDAITQGMLVAARKKYGTYREIEAAYNEETGEVELFEFKEVVPREKFVDEEVEITYDDAVKLDPNVQMDDSIGIKLEATDLGRIAAQTAKQIIMQKVRDAERSIIFTEFEERKGEIASGIARRVEKGAIVVDLGRTEAYIPPREQIPGEQYKPGDRIQGYLSEVRQTTRGPQIIMSRADERYLMKLFEMEVPEIYDGVVEIMAAAREPGQRAKIAVRSNDQTVDPVGACVGMKGSRVQNIVQELRGEKIDIVPWDEDITRFAVNALAPAEISRVFLDDTNREMEIVVPDSQLSLAIGKRGQNVRLAAKLTTWKLDIISESSAASRTAESIFNLMLIPGMNETMAQNIFQSGFGSFQSVAQASVQELMTIPGYDDPEKAEKLSNEAKALLTKYEAEGTPVPTAPTVAKESKAGGSAKAQADALLKQELQKLNSQEAEEE; this comes from the coding sequence ATGGCTGAAAATATGTTTTCAGATCTTTCCAAAGTGATTGAACAAGTTGGTAAAGACAAAGGTATCGACAAACAAGTCGTTATCGATGCAATCACTCAAGGTATGCTTGTAGCTGCCCGTAAAAAATACGGTACTTACCGTGAAATCGAAGCGGCCTACAACGAAGAGACTGGCGAAGTTGAACTTTTCGAGTTCAAAGAAGTTGTACCTCGCGAAAAATTCGTCGACGAAGAAGTTGAAATCACTTATGACGACGCCGTTAAATTGGATCCAAACGTTCAAATGGACGACTCTATTGGTATCAAGTTGGAAGCAACTGACTTGGGCCGTATCGCAGCGCAAACTGCAAAACAAATCATCATGCAAAAAGTGCGTGATGCTGAACGCTCTATCATCTTCACTGAATTCGAAGAACGTAAAGGTGAAATCGCATCTGGTATCGCTCGTCGCGTGGAAAAAGGTGCGATCGTTGTCGATTTGGGTCGTACGGAAGCGTACATCCCACCTCGTGAGCAAATCCCTGGCGAACAATACAAACCAGGTGACCGTATTCAAGGTTACTTGTCTGAAGTTCGTCAAACGACACGTGGTCCACAAATTATCATGTCTCGCGCTGATGAACGTTATTTGATGAAACTTTTCGAAATGGAAGTTCCAGAAATCTATGACGGTGTGGTTGAGATCATGGCCGCGGCTCGTGAGCCAGGACAACGTGCTAAAATCGCAGTTCGTTCTAACGACCAAACGGTTGATCCAGTAGGGGCTTGCGTTGGTATGAAGGGTTCCCGTGTACAAAACATCGTACAAGAACTTCGTGGCGAAAAAATCGATATTGTTCCTTGGGATGAAGACATCACTCGTTTCGCGGTGAATGCTTTGGCTCCGGCTGAAATTTCTCGCGTATTCCTGGATGATACAAACCGTGAGATGGAAATCGTGGTTCCAGATTCTCAATTGTCTTTGGCTATCGGTAAACGTGGTCAAAACGTTCGCTTGGCAGCTAAATTGACGACTTGGAAATTGGATATTATTTCTGAATCTTCAGCGGCGTCTCGTACTGCGGAATCCATCTTCAATTTGATGTTGATCCCAGGCATGAACGAAACTATGGCACAAAACATCTTCCAATCTGGCTTCGGTTCGTTCCAATCTGTAGCTCAAGCAAGTGTACAAGAGTTGATGACGATCCCAGGTTATGACGATCCAGAAAAGGCAGAGAAACTTTCTAACGAAGCGAAAGCTTTGCTTACTAAGTATGAAGCAGAAGGTACTCCAGTACCAACGGCTCCAACCGTTGCCAAAGAAAGCAAAGCGGGCGGTTCAGCGAAAGCTCAAGCCGATGCCTTGTTGAAACAAGAGTTGCAAAAATTGAACTCTCAAGAAGCTGAAGAAGAATAG
- the infB gene encoding translation initiation factor IF-2 — MSNPKVFEFAKEIGMTPLALMDKIREWNLPIKSHMAELDPQVLEQIKIKLGGGDKPAEEAKPKKTAARKAPAKKVAAAETEAAAAATAPKPSVIRRKTKEEAAPVEAKAKVISKPEVEEEAEAPKTTRVVVKKPAAAAAPKEEVEEPTPAVVEEKLVAKPEPTPVAAAPAAPVVEAKVEAPAPVKTEAPAAPAASAPIQARKKEVVVGTSGIASSSTPASAPKRNIIGRMDLSRVQTQAPQRSQGERPQGGGFQPRTGGGASASFTGPRPGGFNRPAGGAPTRNIRPGFVAQQAPPEIPTEGGDHHHNKEFDKRKRFGAAPAVAPSAFNAGPSAREKEKEEEVKTFNPVEFRKREMVFQPKKKKGVLDRDAQKTQITTAAAHKRIVKVNGTMKLTDLAMEMGLKAPQLVKVLMSNGVMANMNTSLDFDTIALIVPEFGWEAQNVFKTADDVASETAFGDMDAEKITRPPVVTIMGHVDHGKTSLLDAIRNADVAKGEAGGITQHIGAYSVKLEDGSLITFLDTPGHEAFTAMRTRGANATDIAVIVVAADDGMMPQTQESINHAKAAGVPIIVAVNKMDKPGANPDRIKQQLTELEIVPEEWGGNTIFVEVSALKKTGLKELLEQIKLLAEIGELKANPKRSGTGLVIEAKMEKGKGPVATLLVKDGTVAVGQYIVAGTMKGRVRSLTNDKGQRVESVGPGLPVEVLGLDGVPAAGDKFDIVKDEKTAEEMSTLRKEQAAKAAATPASKMSLDEIFSKVKSGDVKELAIILKADVHGSLEAINGMLSKLVTPEVKVRVIHAAVGGINENDVTLANTSKGIVLGFNVRPDLGAQAKAKQLGVDIRTYSIVYELIDQMKAAMSGLLTPDMVEEVMGRVEVRNVFNVPKVGTIAGCFVIDGKVQRNNSIRLLREDKIIYEGKIASLKRFKDDAKEVAQGYECGIGIENYNDVKVGDMMEAFIKKEVARELGL, encoded by the coding sequence GTGAGTAATCCAAAAGTTTTTGAATTTGCTAAAGAGATCGGGATGACCCCGCTGGCTTTGATGGACAAAATCCGTGAATGGAATTTGCCTATTAAAAGCCATATGGCAGAACTAGATCCGCAAGTTCTTGAGCAGATTAAAATTAAGTTGGGTGGTGGTGATAAACCCGCTGAAGAAGCGAAACCCAAAAAAACAGCAGCTCGTAAGGCGCCAGCTAAAAAAGTAGCGGCAGCTGAAACAGAAGCCGCGGCAGCAGCAACTGCGCCGAAGCCTTCAGTTATTCGTCGTAAGACGAAAGAGGAAGCGGCTCCGGTTGAAGCAAAAGCAAAAGTAATTTCCAAACCCGAAGTTGAGGAAGAGGCGGAAGCTCCTAAAACAACTCGTGTTGTAGTTAAAAAGCCAGCAGCTGCGGCTGCTCCGAAGGAAGAGGTTGAAGAACCAACTCCAGCGGTGGTTGAAGAAAAGCTTGTTGCGAAACCAGAACCAACACCTGTGGCGGCGGCTCCAGCAGCGCCAGTGGTGGAGGCCAAAGTTGAAGCTCCGGCTCCTGTGAAAACAGAAGCTCCGGCAGCACCAGCGGCATCCGCTCCGATTCAGGCTCGTAAGAAAGAAGTTGTTGTTGGAACTAGCGGTATCGCAAGTTCGTCGACTCCGGCTTCTGCTCCGAAAAGAAATATCATTGGGCGCATGGATCTTTCCCGCGTTCAGACACAAGCTCCGCAGCGCTCACAAGGTGAGCGTCCACAAGGTGGAGGTTTTCAACCCCGCACGGGTGGCGGTGCAAGTGCTTCTTTCACAGGACCTCGCCCGGGTGGTTTCAATCGCCCAGCAGGTGGTGCGCCAACGCGTAACATCCGTCCTGGTTTCGTAGCGCAGCAAGCTCCTCCAGAGATACCAACTGAAGGTGGCGATCACCACCACAACAAAGAGTTTGATAAACGCAAACGCTTTGGTGCAGCTCCGGCTGTGGCTCCAAGTGCATTCAATGCGGGGCCAAGCGCTCGTGAAAAAGAAAAAGAAGAAGAAGTTAAAACGTTCAACCCCGTTGAGTTCCGTAAGCGTGAGATGGTGTTCCAGCCTAAAAAGAAAAAAGGCGTATTGGATCGCGATGCTCAGAAAACTCAAATCACAACAGCGGCAGCTCATAAACGTATCGTTAAAGTTAATGGCACAATGAAGCTGACGGATTTGGCAATGGAGATGGGCTTGAAAGCTCCTCAATTGGTCAAAGTTTTGATGTCGAACGGTGTTATGGCCAACATGAATACTTCGCTGGATTTCGATACGATCGCCTTGATCGTGCCTGAATTCGGTTGGGAAGCACAAAACGTATTCAAAACTGCTGATGACGTGGCGTCGGAAACTGCATTCGGTGATATGGATGCAGAAAAAATCACTCGTCCACCAGTTGTTACAATCATGGGTCACGTTGACCATGGTAAGACTTCCTTGTTGGATGCTATCCGTAATGCTGACGTTGCCAAAGGCGAAGCCGGCGGTATCACGCAGCACATCGGTGCTTACTCTGTTAAATTGGAAGACGGTTCTTTGATCACGTTCCTAGATACTCCGGGTCACGAAGCCTTTACGGCGATGCGTACTCGTGGTGCGAACGCGACTGATATCGCGGTTATCGTGGTGGCAGCGGATGACGGCATGATGCCGCAAACGCAAGAATCTATTAACCATGCGAAAGCAGCTGGCGTACCTATTATCGTTGCTGTGAATAAGATGGATAAACCGGGTGCGAATCCGGACCGTATCAAACAACAATTAACTGAACTTGAAATCGTTCCGGAAGAATGGGGCGGTAACACGATCTTCGTGGAAGTTTCAGCACTTAAGAAAACAGGCTTGAAAGAGCTTCTTGAGCAAATCAAATTGTTGGCTGAAATCGGTGAGCTTAAAGCCAATCCTAAACGTTCGGGCACAGGTCTTGTGATCGAAGCGAAAATGGAAAAAGGCAAAGGACCTGTTGCAACACTTCTTGTTAAAGATGGAACTGTTGCTGTTGGTCAGTACATCGTAGCAGGTACAATGAAAGGCCGCGTTCGTTCTTTGACGAATGATAAAGGTCAAAGAGTTGAATCTGTGGGTCCAGGTCTTCCTGTGGAAGTTTTGGGTCTGGATGGTGTTCCAGCTGCCGGTGATAAGTTCGATATCGTTAAAGACGAAAAAACTGCTGAAGAGATGTCTACGTTGAGAAAAGAACAAGCGGCGAAAGCTGCGGCAACTCCAGCGTCGAAAATGTCTTTGGACGAAATCTTCTCTAAAGTTAAATCTGGCGATGTGAAAGAGCTTGCGATCATCTTGAAAGCAGACGTGCATGGTTCTCTTGAGGCCATCAACGGCATGCTTTCTAAATTGGTAACTCCGGAAGTTAAAGTGCGTGTGATCCACGCCGCTGTCGGTGGTATCAATGAGAATGACGTGACTTTGGCGAACACTTCAAAAGGTATCGTTTTGGGCTTCAACGTACGTCCTGACTTGGGCGCACAAGCAAAAGCGAAACAATTGGGTGTCGACATCAGAACTTACTCGATCGTTTACGAATTGATCGACCAAATGAAAGCTGCAATGTCCGGTCTTCTTACTCCAGATATGGTTGAAGAAGTTATGGGCCGTGTGGAAGTTCGTAACGTGTTCAACGTACCAAAAGTTGGAACGATTGCGGGTTGCTTCGTTATCGATGGTAAAGTTCAGCGTAATAATTCGATCCGTCTTCTTCGTGAAGATAAGATCATTTACGAAGGCAAGATCGCATCGCTTAAACGTTTCAAAGACGACGCCAAAGAAGTGGCTCAAGGCTACGAGTGCGGTATCGGCATTGAAAACTACAATGACGTTAAAGTCGGCGATATGATGGAAGCCTTTATTAAAAAAGAAGTTGCTAGAGAATTGGGTCTATAA
- the rbfA gene encoding 30S ribosome-binding factor RbfA, with translation MKNMGDGRRVARVEREIQATIAQFLIRGFRTPLPGLVTVASVKMPADLRAAKVYVSVLGSDKDQETALELLQERAFEIQNYIGKELKMRYCPKLTFYVDHATEQVLKVERILSDLELERKSKEPKEDSESDDE, from the coding sequence ATGAAAAACATGGGTGATGGGCGCAGAGTCGCTCGCGTAGAACGTGAAATTCAAGCTACCATCGCTCAGTTTTTGATCCGTGGTTTTAGAACACCGTTGCCAGGTTTGGTGACGGTGGCTTCGGTTAAAATGCCTGCGGATTTGCGTGCCGCAAAAGTCTATGTCAGTGTTCTGGGTTCCGATAAGGACCAGGAAACGGCGTTGGAGCTTTTGCAGGAACGTGCCTTTGAAATTCAAAACTATATCGGCAAAGAACTTAAAATGCGTTATTGCCCAAAACTGACTTTCTATGTGGATCACGCCACAGAACAGGTTTTGAAAGTGGAGCGCATTCTTTCTGATCTTGAATTGGAAAGAAAATCCAAAGAGCCTAAAGAAGACTCAGAGTCTGATGACGAATAA
- the truB gene encoding tRNA pseudouridine(55) synthase TruB yields MTNNSENLKTPPAKRISVDFNGLLLVDKPSGISSHDVVSRLRRIMGTKSVGHSGTLDPMASGLMACLINEATKLSQYILEGDKGYRVRIQFGIRTDTLDTTGETLETKPVSLVQETLLSEAMKLQGEMEVEVPIYSAIKVQGKKLYEYARQDKDVVIPKKVMNFWDVQFLGMGEDWAEFDLRCSKGSYIRTWVDLLGQALGCGAAMSALRRTYSAPYHLQQGQTLEAIEECVKKSTFSSAFVAMDAALPMVKRIRVKGQDQVLLGNGQISHDLRSQLIAVFKPEEDQYVQILALEGGKLLAIVGLEPGRGFVLKRVFKY; encoded by the coding sequence ATGACGAATAATTCTGAAAATTTAAAAACGCCTCCGGCTAAACGGATCAGCGTCGATTTCAACGGCTTATTGTTAGTTGATAAGCCTTCTGGCATTTCGAGCCATGACGTGGTTTCACGCTTGCGCCGTATTATGGGCACGAAGTCTGTCGGTCACTCCGGCACGTTGGATCCAATGGCGTCCGGCTTAATGGCCTGCCTGATCAATGAAGCGACCAAGCTTTCTCAATACATTCTGGAAGGTGACAAGGGCTACCGTGTGCGCATTCAATTTGGAATTCGCACAGATACCCTGGATACCACCGGAGAAACTTTGGAAACCAAGCCCGTCAGTCTGGTGCAGGAAACATTGCTCTCTGAAGCCATGAAACTGCAGGGTGAGATGGAAGTGGAAGTTCCGATTTACTCGGCCATCAAAGTTCAGGGTAAAAAACTTTACGAATATGCCCGCCAGGACAAAGACGTCGTAATCCCTAAAAAGGTCATGAACTTCTGGGATGTACAGTTTCTGGGAATGGGTGAGGATTGGGCCGAGTTTGATCTTCGCTGTTCTAAAGGCAGCTACATTCGTACTTGGGTGGACCTTTTGGGGCAGGCTCTTGGCTGTGGTGCGGCGATGAGTGCCTTGCGCAGGACATATTCGGCTCCCTATCATTTGCAGCAGGGGCAGACCCTGGAAGCGATTGAGGAGTGTGTAAAAAAGAGCACTTTTTCGAGCGCTTTTGTTGCGATGGATGCCGCTTTGCCGATGGTGAAGCGTATCCGCGTGAAGGGGCAGGATCAGGTGCTTTTGGGGAATGGCCAAATCAGCCATGACCTGCGTAGCCAGCTTATAGCTGTTTTTAAGCCCGAAGAAGACCAATACGTGCAGATTCTTGCCCTGGAGGGCGGGAAGCTTTTGGCCATTGTTGGCCTCGAGCCGGGGCGAGGATTTGTCCTGAAGCGCGTATTTAAATACTAA
- the rpsO gene encoding 30S ribosomal protein S15 — MAVTKEQKAQIVNKFKTAGLDTGSAQVQVALLTARINDLTVHFTTHKKDFHGRRGLVTLVNQRRKLLDYLHRKDVKGYQTLIKELDIRK, encoded by the coding sequence ATGGCAGTCACTAAAGAACAAAAAGCACAGATCGTTAACAAGTTCAAAACTGCAGGCCTAGATACTGGTTCAGCACAAGTACAAGTTGCTTTGCTTACAGCACGTATCAACGACCTTACAGTTCACTTCACTACTCACAAAAAAGATTTCCACGGTCGTCGTGGTCTTGTGACTCTAGTAAATCAACGTCGTAAGCTTTTGGATTACTTGCACCGCAAAGACGTTAAAGGTTATCAAACTCTTATCAAAGAACTTGATATCCGTAAGTAA
- the pnp gene encoding polyribonucleotide nucleotidyltransferase, whose product MKTTVTTSVGGKQITIETGRMAKQADGSVLVSSGNNMVIVTAVSSKKPSEMDFFPLTVEYIEKYYATGKIPGGYFKREAKPTNDAVLIARLIDRPIRPSFPEGYRYETQVVATVLSADGSFPLEILASLGASAALHVSDIPFNGPTAAVQIARVDGQFIANPTPQQMEKSDMDMIVAGTRNGLLMVEGETKFISEADALAALKFGHQALIPLLNAQDELREKTGSVAKRAYTAPSIDADFKSSAEAFLQPKIAAALAIKEKQDRYAASAAAASEAEKTLLASITDKDLLKQRKKELNTIIEDLKYKEARSMILDRKVRIDGRNTTTVRPVANEVGILPRAHGSGLFTRGETQVLGTVTLGTGDDEQMVDSLLGVQKRKFMLHYNFPPYSVGEVGRMSGTSRREIGHGNLAERALKAVLPDHEKFPYTIRIVSEVLESNGSSSMGTVCSGLMALLDAGVPVKGNVAGVAMGLIKEGDRVAVLTDILGDEDHLGDMDFKVAGTAQGITAVQMDIKIDSVSFEVMEQALSQAKDGRIHILNEMEKVMKTPRGQISEFAPRIETIKIRPDKIREVIGSGGKVIRGITEATGVKIEIEDDGTIHIASADPEATKKAIGMINDIVAEAEVGKTYKGRVVKIAEFGAFVEILPNTQGLLHISEISNERVRAVTDVLKEGETIDVKVLEVDRAGRVKLSRKALLQQQ is encoded by the coding sequence ATGAAAACGACTGTAACTACTTCTGTAGGTGGAAAACAGATCACAATCGAAACAGGCCGTATGGCAAAACAAGCTGATGGATCAGTTCTTGTTTCTTCTGGTAACAACATGGTTATCGTTACTGCTGTTTCTTCTAAAAAACCTTCAGAGATGGACTTCTTCCCTCTGACTGTTGAATACATCGAAAAATACTATGCAACTGGTAAAATTCCAGGTGGTTACTTCAAACGTGAAGCTAAACCAACAAACGATGCGGTTCTTATCGCTCGCTTGATTGACCGTCCAATCCGTCCTTCTTTCCCAGAGGGCTACCGCTACGAGACTCAAGTTGTAGCAACTGTTCTTTCTGCTGACGGTTCGTTCCCTCTGGAAATCCTGGCGAGCTTGGGTGCTTCTGCAGCCCTTCACGTATCTGATATTCCATTCAATGGCCCAACGGCAGCAGTTCAAATCGCTCGCGTTGATGGTCAATTCATCGCCAACCCAACTCCACAACAAATGGAAAAATCCGATATGGATATGATCGTTGCGGGAACTCGCAATGGTTTGTTGATGGTTGAAGGTGAAACGAAATTCATCTCTGAAGCAGACGCTTTGGCAGCTTTGAAATTCGGTCACCAAGCATTGATTCCTCTTTTGAACGCGCAAGACGAATTGCGTGAAAAAACAGGTTCTGTAGCAAAACGCGCTTACACAGCTCCTTCTATTGATGCAGATTTCAAATCTTCTGCTGAAGCTTTCTTGCAACCTAAAATCGCAGCGGCGCTTGCGATCAAAGAAAAACAAGATCGTTACGCGGCATCTGCAGCAGCAGCTTCTGAAGCTGAAAAAACTTTGTTGGCTTCTATCACTGACAAAGACCTTTTGAAACAACGTAAAAAAGAACTCAACACAATCATCGAAGATCTTAAATACAAAGAAGCTCGTTCTATGATCTTGGATCGCAAAGTTCGTATCGACGGTCGTAACACCACAACTGTACGTCCTGTAGCGAACGAAGTTGGTATCTTGCCACGCGCTCACGGTTCAGGCCTGTTCACTCGTGGTGAAACTCAAGTTTTGGGTACTGTGACTTTGGGTACTGGTGACGATGAACAAATGGTTGATTCATTGTTGGGCGTTCAAAAACGCAAATTCATGCTTCACTACAACTTCCCTCCATACTCTGTAGGTGAAGTAGGTCGTATGAGCGGTACTTCTCGTCGTGAAATCGGTCACGGTAACTTGGCGGAACGCGCGCTTAAAGCAGTTCTTCCTGACCATGAGAAATTCCCATACACAATCCGTATCGTATCTGAAGTATTGGAATCTAACGGTTCTTCTTCAATGGGTACTGTATGTTCTGGTTTGATGGCTCTTCTTGATGCGGGTGTACCTGTTAAAGGGAACGTTGCTGGTGTGGCAATGGGTCTTATCAAAGAAGGCGACCGCGTAGCTGTCTTGACTGACATCTTGGGTGATGAAGATCACTTGGGTGACATGGACTTTAAAGTTGCTGGTACTGCTCAAGGTATCACAGCGGTTCAAATGGATATCAAAATTGACTCTGTATCTTTCGAAGTTATGGAGCAAGCGTTGTCTCAAGCTAAAGACGGCCGTATCCATATCTTGAACGAAATGGAAAAAGTGATGAAAACTCCTCGTGGTCAAATCTCTGAATTTGCTCCACGTATCGAGACTATCAAAATCCGTCCAGACAAAATCCGCGAAGTTATCGGTTCTGGTGGTAAAGTTATCCGTGGTATCACTGAAGCGACTGGCGTTAAGATTGAAATCGAAGACGACGGTACTATCCACATCGCATCCGCTGATCCTGAAGCAACTAAAAAAGCTATCGGCATGATCAACGACATCGTGGCAGAAGCTGAAGTAGGTAAAACGTATAAAGGCCGCGTAGTAAAAATCGCAGAATTCGGAGCTTTCGTTGAAATCCTTCCGAACACTCAAGGTTTGCTACACATCTCTGAGATCTCTAACGAGCGCGTTCGCGCCGTAACAGACGTTCTTAAAGAAGGCGAAACTATCGACGTAAAAGTTCTTGAAGTTGATCGTGCAGGCCGCGTGAAACTTTCTCGCAAAGCTTTGTTGCAACAACAGTAG
- a CDS encoding pitrilysin family protein, whose amino-acid sequence MFKKSELSNGIRVMSEFHPGSRAVSIGIWVLTGTRDEVPAIAGMSHLLEHLVFKGTKTRNTYQIAKSLESLGGELNAYTTREYTCYHALVLKDHWEKALDVLSDLVSNMNLVKKEFALEKGVILQEIAMSEDSHEDVIYDVLYDEAYGKHPLGRPILGTPASIALMKQKQVMDYYKKNYTGKNIIVSAAGCLDHDEFMTGVQKHLGKKAKSTLKNTRKKPSWLRRRRVMEKQSEQVHMLLGLPTASFRDRHRFEAVITNTLLGGGMTSKLYQSVREKRGLVYSIFSGLNTNIDSGMLNIYAASELKSVKKVGELISKEFQKIRKNGATRSDVEMFKTQVKGSILLGSDDIENRMTSLAVNEMVFGQYKSVDSVIEEINEVTVDSVNDYIRNELTTDKTSGVLLGTGVEDLKDWWEEFEL is encoded by the coding sequence TTGTTCAAAAAATCTGAACTTTCTAACGGGATCCGAGTGATGAGCGAGTTTCATCCAGGGTCCCGTGCCGTTTCTATCGGTATCTGGGTTTTAACGGGGACGCGTGATGAAGTCCCGGCCATTGCTGGTATGTCTCACTTGCTTGAGCATCTGGTTTTTAAAGGCACCAAAACCCGCAACACTTATCAAATCGCAAAATCTTTGGAATCCTTGGGTGGAGAGCTGAATGCTTACACGACTCGTGAATACACGTGCTATCACGCGCTGGTATTGAAGGATCATTGGGAAAAGGCGTTAGACGTGTTGTCGGACCTGGTTTCCAATATGAATTTGGTTAAAAAAGAATTTGCTTTGGAAAAAGGCGTGATCCTGCAAGAGATCGCGATGTCAGAAGACTCTCACGAAGACGTAATTTATGACGTTCTTTATGATGAGGCTTACGGCAAGCATCCATTGGGTCGTCCCATCTTAGGAACCCCTGCCTCGATTGCTTTGATGAAGCAAAAACAGGTGATGGATTATTATAAGAAAAACTATACCGGTAAAAATATCATCGTGAGCGCCGCGGGATGCCTGGATCACGACGAGTTTATGACGGGTGTTCAAAAGCACTTGGGAAAGAAAGCTAAATCCACGCTTAAAAACACGCGCAAAAAGCCATCTTGGTTACGTCGTCGTCGTGTGATGGAAAAGCAATCGGAACAAGTGCACATGCTTTTGGGGCTGCCAACAGCGAGCTTCCGTGATCGTCATCGTTTTGAAGCGGTGATCACGAACACTCTTTTGGGTGGCGGCATGACTTCGAAACTTTACCAAAGTGTGCGTGAAAAGCGCGGCTTGGTTTATTCGATTTTTTCAGGACTCAACACCAACATCGATTCAGGGATGCTGAATATCTATGCAGCTTCTGAGTTAAAGAGTGTTAAAAAAGTTGGCGAGTTGATCTCCAAAGAATTCCAAAAGATCCGTAAAAACGGTGCGACTCGTTCGGATGTGGAGATGTTCAAGACGCAGGTGAAGGGCAGTATTCTGCTGGGCTCCGACGACATTGAAAATCGCATGACATCTTTGGCAGTCAATGAAATGGTATTTGGCCAATACAAGTCAGTGGATTCGGTGATCGAAGAGATCAACGAAGTGACGGTGGATTCGGTGAACGACTATATCCGCAATGAACTGACGACTGATAAAACATCCGGCGTTTTGCTGGGCACTGGTGTTGAGGATCTCAAAGACTGGTGGGAGGAGTTTGAACTATGA
- the dut gene encoding dUTP diphosphatase yields the protein MNKVTVKIKTLENFKGELPQYQSAGASGVDVRAQLDGPVVLEPGQRAMIPTGLSFEIPLGFEIQARPRSGWAAKNGLTVLNTPGTIDADYRGEVKIIVINLGDAAVTIGDQERCAQLVVAPVYQANFVMAHELSETERGAGGFGSTGRA from the coding sequence ATGAATAAAGTAACTGTAAAAATTAAAACCCTTGAGAATTTCAAAGGTGAGCTTCCTCAGTATCAATCTGCTGGAGCCTCTGGTGTGGATGTTCGTGCACAACTTGATGGCCCGGTTGTTTTGGAGCCAGGTCAACGTGCGATGATCCCGACAGGTTTGAGCTTTGAAATTCCATTGGGTTTTGAAATCCAAGCGCGTCCACGCAGTGGCTGGGCGGCAAAAAACGGTCTAACTGTTTTGAATACTCCAGGAACAATCGATGCGGACTATCGCGGTGAAGTTAAAATCATCGTGATCAATCTGGGCGATGCTGCGGTCACTATCGGTGATCAAGAACGCTGCGCTCAATTGGTGGTGGCTCCGGTTTACCAAGCGAACTTTGTTATGGCTCACGAACTGAGCGAAACAGAACGCGGTGCGGGTGGATTTGGTTCAACAGGCAGAGCATAG